In a genomic window of Sulfurimonas denitrificans DSM 1251:
- a CDS encoding thioredoxin family protein, which yields MRKFFIFLLMGILVNLMGSEIKWAKDYNEGIKSAQASSKPVLFVSSRHSCKYCVVLDETTFKDKRVIEELNKSFVSIISYSDENDYMPRELWQPGTPAIWFLYSKGEPMFQPLMGAIDPENFLKALAIVKEEFTKGKK from the coding sequence ATGCGTAAATTTTTTATTTTTCTTCTTATGGGAATTTTGGTAAATCTTATGGGCTCTGAGATAAAGTGGGCGAAAGATTATAATGAGGGTATAAAAAGTGCGCAAGCATCTTCAAAACCAGTGCTTTTTGTTTCATCTAGACACTCATGTAAATATTGTGTTGTTTTAGATGAGACAACATTTAAAGATAAGAGAGTTATAGAAGAGCTAAATAAAAGTTTTGTCTCTATAATCTCATATAGTGATGAGAATGATTATATGCCACGTGAGTTATGGCAACCAGGAACTCCAGCTATTTGGTTTTTGTATTCAAAAGGTGAGCCTATGTTTCAACCTCTTATGGGAGCAATTGATCCAGAAAACTTCTTAAAAGCTTTAGCCATAGTAAAAGAAGAGTTTACAAAAGGGAAAAAATAG
- a CDS encoding S41 family peptidase — translation MKNKKLITLGFASVTVALALLFSTNLFASVADKKEKSKEASRLEALAKFTKVISIVEQYNVDNVTIEELMNKALEGMMNNLDAHSNYLTQKDYKNLKVQTNGEFGGLGITVGVKDGALTVIAPIEGTPADKAGIKAGDIILKINEKSTLNMTIDEAVSIMRGKVGTKIELTIVREGETKPLAISITRGIITIESVYAKSVGTDIQYIRVTSFDKKVVTDVAKAIKEKKATTKGIVLDLRNNPGGLLDQAVGLVDIFVDSGDIVSQKGRNKADDESYSAKSSNTITKVPLVVLVNGGSASASEIVSGALQDHKRGIVVGQNTFGKGSVQVVLPITDEEAIKLTVARYYLPSGRTIQAVGVKPDIEVFPGEVKSTKNEFALKEADLKKHLVEELEKVDGEQGAQLPEPDSKLVISNEMISKDLQLKTAIDILKALIITKGE, via the coding sequence ATGAAAAACAAAAAACTAATTACTCTTGGTTTTGCCTCAGTAACAGTAGCTCTTGCCCTTTTATTTTCTACAAATCTTTTTGCTTCAGTTGCTGATAAAAAAGAGAAAAGTAAAGAGGCATCAAGACTTGAAGCTTTGGCTAAATTTACAAAAGTTATCAGTATAGTTGAACAATATAATGTTGACAATGTAACAATTGAAGAGCTTATGAACAAAGCACTTGAGGGCATGATGAACAATCTTGATGCACACTCAAACTATCTCACACAAAAAGATTATAAAAATTTAAAAGTTCAAACAAATGGTGAATTTGGCGGACTTGGAATTACAGTTGGCGTAAAAGATGGTGCACTTACAGTAATTGCTCCCATAGAGGGAACTCCTGCTGATAAGGCTGGTATAAAAGCTGGTGATATTATTCTTAAAATCAATGAAAAATCAACTCTTAACATGACTATTGATGAAGCAGTCTCAATTATGCGCGGAAAAGTTGGAACAAAAATTGAGCTTACAATTGTTAGAGAAGGTGAGACAAAACCACTTGCAATCTCCATAACAAGAGGGATAATTACAATTGAGTCAGTTTATGCAAAATCTGTTGGAACAGATATACAATATATCAGAGTTACAAGTTTTGATAAAAAAGTTGTAACTGATGTCGCAAAAGCGATAAAAGAGAAAAAAGCTACGACTAAGGGAATAGTTCTTGATTTAAGAAATAACCCAGGCGGACTTCTTGACCAAGCTGTTGGACTTGTAGATATTTTTGTTGATAGTGGAGACATTGTTTCACAAAAAGGTAGAAACAAAGCAGATGATGAGAGTTATAGCGCAAAATCAAGTAACACTATTACAAAAGTGCCTCTTGTTGTGCTTGTAAATGGTGGAAGTGCTAGTGCTAGTGAGATTGTCAGTGGAGCTCTTCAAGATCATAAACGTGGAATTGTAGTTGGTCAAAATACTTTTGGAAAAGGCAGCGTTCAGGTTGTACTCCCAATAACTGATGAAGAGGCGATTAAGCTCACTGTTGCAAGATACTATCTTCCTAGTGGACGTACTATCCAAGCAGTCGGAGTAAAGCCAGATATTGAAGTTTTCCCTGGAGAAGTTAAAAGCACTAAAAACGAGTTTGCACTTAAAGAGGCTGATTTAAAGAAACACCTAGTAGAAGAGTTAGAAAAAGTTGATGGCGAACAAGGAGCACAACTACCAGAGCCTGATTCAAAGTTAGTTATTAGTAATGAGATGATTAGCAAAGATCTTCAGCTCAAGACTGCTATAGATATTTTAAAAGCATTAATAATCACAAAAGGAGAATAA
- a CDS encoding uracil-DNA glycosylase, which yields MKRINCRRCEHYFVTWEAQRPHGCRAYGFKSPQIPSLVVFQSSGSDCSMFKEKSTPKSSSSK from the coding sequence ATGAAGAGAATTAATTGTAGAAGATGTGAGCACTATTTTGTTACTTGGGAAGCACAAAGGCCTCATGGATGCAGAGCGTATGGTTTTAAATCACCTCAAATACCATCACTTGTAGTATTTCAAAGTAGCGGAAGTGATTGCTCAATGTTTAAAGAGAAATCTACTCCAAAGAGTTCCTCTTCCAAATAA
- a CDS encoding dUTP diphosphatase: MDKILLMLQLQATLNEATNGDGWTSGVTKNSKVINWKRCIYMECAEMIGSFSWKHWKNIDQEADWANLQIEVVDVWHFIMSLAIENYANSHKGGVEELALDISELENFCKIDTKNELFASQDEIMQKVESIIFNVLNRDNFELEKLIEEFFDLVVMSGLDLETLYKLYVGKNILNQFRQDNGYKDGSYIKVWAGEEDNVVMKRVLDESSNFSPNELYNELTKLYLSLNKS; this comes from the coding sequence GTGGATAAAATACTACTTATGTTACAGCTTCAAGCTACTCTAAATGAGGCAACTAATGGGGATGGGTGGACTAGCGGAGTTACAAAAAACTCTAAAGTTATAAACTGGAAGCGCTGTATCTACATGGAGTGCGCTGAGATGATTGGCAGTTTCTCTTGGAAACATTGGAAAAATATTGATCAAGAAGCTGACTGGGCAAACTTGCAGATAGAAGTTGTTGATGTTTGGCACTTTATTATGAGCTTGGCAATTGAGAATTATGCAAACAGCCATAAAGGCGGTGTTGAGGAGTTAGCGCTTGACATATCAGAACTAGAAAATTTTTGTAAAATTGATACTAAAAATGAGCTTTTCGCCTCTCAAGATGAGATTATGCAAAAAGTAGAGTCTATAATATTTAATGTGTTAAATAGAGATAACTTTGAATTAGAAAAACTTATAGAAGAGTTTTTTGATTTGGTTGTTATGAGTGGACTTGATTTAGAGACTCTTTATAAACTTTATGTTGGTAAAAATATTCTAAATCAATTTAGACAAGACAACGGCTATAAAGATGGTTCATATATAAAAGTTTGGGCAGGTGAAGAAGATAATGTAGTTATGAAGAGAGTCTTAGATGAGAGTAGCAATTTCTCGCCAAATGAGTTATATAATGAGTTGACTAAGCTCTATCTATCGTTAAATAAGAGTTAA
- the purC gene encoding phosphoribosylaminoimidazolesuccinocarboxamide synthase yields MEKRELIYEGKAKKLFSTDDENLLISEFKDDLTAFNGEKKSSEVGKGALNNKISTELFKLLEKSGIQTHFVKMLDDNHLLHKKTKVILIEVIVRNIATGSLSKNLGIKDGTVLPFTLVEFDYKNDALGDPKLNDQHALILGLVEYQDELDKLRRMARQINDILKPYFAQKGLNLVDFKLEFGKDSSGNIILIDEISPDNCRFWDIESGEKMDKDRFRQGLGGLRVAYEQVLSRILAK; encoded by the coding sequence ATGGAAAAAAGAGAGCTGATTTATGAAGGTAAAGCAAAAAAGTTATTTAGTACTGATGATGAGAATTTGCTTATATCAGAATTTAAAGATGATTTGACAGCATTTAATGGAGAAAAAAAATCAAGTGAGGTTGGAAAAGGCGCACTTAACAATAAAATCTCAACAGAACTTTTTAAACTCTTAGAAAAGAGTGGCATACAAACTCATTTTGTAAAGATGCTAGATGACAATCATCTGCTTCACAAAAAAACAAAAGTTATCCTTATTGAAGTAATTGTTAGAAATATCGCAACTGGAAGCTTATCAAAAAATCTTGGTATAAAAGATGGAACAGTTCTTCCTTTTACTTTAGTAGAGTTTGATTATAAAAATGATGCTCTTGGAGATCCAAAGCTAAATGACCAACATGCGCTTATTTTAGGACTTGTTGAGTATCAAGATGAGCTTGATAAACTTCGCAGAATGGCAAGACAAATAAATGATATATTAAAGCCATATTTTGCTCAAAAAGGGTTAAATCTAGTTGATTTCAAACTAGAGTTTGGTAAAGACAGCAGTGGAAATATTATTCTTATCGATGAAATAAGTCCTGACAATTGCCGTTTTTGGGATATAGAGAGTGGCGAGAAGATGGATAAAGATAGATTCCGTCAAGGCTTAGGCGGTCTTAGGGTAGCTTACGAGCAAGTTTTAAGTCGTATCCTAGCTAAGTAA
- a CDS encoding ABC transporter ATP-binding protein, protein MYSVLEVENLSFGYKKDFLLFDNLSFTLKKGEIKAIVGASGAGKSTLFELILKNLRPFSGTVQSSFCSEVFQDPYSSFHPSYTLLNQINEVAKVDELETYIKKLNLDYELLLKLPHELSGGQLQRASILRAMLMKPDLLLLDEPTSALDNITQLEVMKMFLDNLENMGMLLITHDLDLAKWCADEIIML, encoded by the coding sequence TTGTATAGCGTATTGGAGGTTGAGAACCTCTCTTTTGGTTATAAAAAAGATTTTTTACTTTTTGATAATCTCTCTTTTACTTTAAAAAAAGGGGAGATAAAAGCTATAGTTGGCGCAAGTGGAGCTGGAAAAAGCACACTTTTTGAACTTATACTAAAAAATCTCCGCCCATTTAGTGGCACTGTGCAGAGCTCTTTTTGCTCAGAAGTTTTTCAAGACCCCTACAGCTCTTTTCATCCAAGTTATACACTTTTAAATCAGATAAATGAAGTGGCAAAAGTAGATGAACTTGAGACCTATATAAAAAAATTAAATCTTGATTATGAGCTTCTTTTAAAACTTCCACATGAACTCTCAGGCGGACAACTTCAGCGTGCTTCTATACTTAGGGCGATGCTTATGAAGCCAGATTTACTGCTCTTAGATGAACCGACTTCCGCGCTTGATAATATTACACAGCTAGAAGTTATGAAAATGTTTTTAGATAACCTTGAAAATATGGGGATGCTTCTTATAACACACGATTTGGACCTTGCAAAGTGGTGTGCAGATGAGATTATTATGCTCTAA
- a CDS encoding lysophospholipid acyltransferase family protein has protein sequence MKIFAHISWLFATIIILASLTIMIVTFYIFPKPYSRKLAAWLIRLTIFFTTSIKGKEDPNTQLFLINHQSDLDIAVIETVSNRDIAWVAKKELFDIPFFGLALRLPKDIAVQRDSKTSLIKLLKDAKNVLSTNRAIAMFPEGTRSSKGVMLPFKSGAKLLADSNSLIVQPVVLIESAKRYNTKEFYYKPGCIKVIFLDSFVADKKDSEWLNNLRVKMQKVYDDELANNSSNR, from the coding sequence ATGAAGATATTTGCTCACATTAGTTGGCTCTTTGCGACAATAATAATTTTAGCTTCGCTCACTATTATGATAGTGACATTTTATATTTTTCCAAAGCCTTATAGCAGAAAACTAGCTGCTTGGCTCATTAGATTAACTATCTTTTTTACAACTTCTATAAAAGGCAAGGAGGATCCAAACACTCAGCTCTTTTTGATAAATCATCAAAGTGATTTGGATATTGCTGTTATTGAGACTGTCTCAAATAGAGATATAGCATGGGTTGCGAAAAAAGAGCTTTTTGACATCCCGTTTTTTGGTTTAGCACTTCGGCTCCCAAAAGATATAGCAGTACAAAGAGATAGCAAAACATCTCTTATAAAACTTCTAAAAGACGCAAAAAATGTACTAAGTACCAATAGAGCTATTGCAATGTTTCCCGAGGGTACACGCTCTTCAAAAGGAGTTATGCTCCCTTTTAAGTCAGGTGCTAAACTTCTAGCTGACTCAAACTCACTCATAGTTCAGCCAGTCGTACTTATTGAGAGCGCAAAGCGTTACAATACAAAAGAGTTTTATTATAAACCAGGCTGCATAAAAGTTATATTCTTAGACTCGTTTGTTGCTGATAAAAAAGATAGTGAGTGGTTAAATAATTTAAGAGTAAAGATGCAAAAGGTTTATGATGATGAGTTGGCAAACAATTCTAGCAATAGGTAG
- the purQ gene encoding phosphoribosylformylglycinamidine synthase subunit PurQ, producing MKVTILQFPGTNCEYDAQHAFKSLGAETEILWHKSDTIPSDTDLLIVAGGFSYGDYLRSGAIAKFSPVMKAVIKYADDGGKVLGICNGFQVLTESGLLPGALKRNESLHFLSKHHHLKVINNENIFLEKLDKGDIVNIPIAHHDGNYYIDDSGLKELYANNQVLLKYCDENGNDKNPNGSIDSIAGICNKERNVFGLMPHPERAMEAILGSDDGIKMLQGFLRA from the coding sequence ATGAAAGTAACAATACTGCAGTTTCCTGGTACAAATTGTGAGTATGACGCACAACATGCATTTAAATCCTTAGGCGCTGAGACTGAAATACTTTGGCATAAATCTGACACTATTCCTTCCGATACAGATCTGCTAATCGTTGCTGGTGGCTTTAGTTATGGCGATTATTTAAGAAGCGGTGCTATTGCTAAATTTAGCCCTGTTATGAAAGCTGTAATAAAATATGCGGATGATGGTGGCAAAGTCTTAGGAATATGCAACGGTTTTCAAGTTTTAACAGAGTCTGGACTTCTTCCTGGTGCATTAAAGCGAAATGAGAGTCTGCACTTTTTATCAAAACACCACCATTTAAAAGTTATAAACAATGAAAATATTTTTTTAGAAAAACTTGATAAGGGTGATATTGTAAATATTCCTATCGCTCATCATGATGGCAACTACTATATTGATGATAGTGGCTTAAAAGAGTTATATGCAAACAACCAAGTTCTTCTAAAGTATTGTGATGAAAATGGTAACGATAAAAACCCAAATGGCAGTATCGACTCTATTGCTGGAATTTGCAATAAAGAGAGAAATGTTTTTGGTCTGATGCCTCATCCTGAGCGTGCTATGGAAGCTATTTTGGGTAGTGATGATGGTATAAAAATGCTTCAAGGATTTTTAAGAGCGTGA
- the purS gene encoding phosphoribosylformylglycinamidine synthase subunit PurS, translated as MKVVVNVFLKAGVLDSQGKAVHHALKSIHFENVSDVRVGKQIVLKLNESDEKKAMEDVTRMCEDLLANTVIEDYTIEIVK; from the coding sequence ATGAAAGTAGTTGTAAATGTTTTTTTAAAAGCTGGTGTACTAGATTCTCAAGGGAAAGCTGTTCATCATGCACTGAAGTCTATACACTTTGAAAATGTTAGTGATGTTAGAGTCGGCAAGCAAATTGTTCTTAAGCTAAATGAGAGTGATGAGAAAAAGGCGATGGAAGATGTTACTAGAATGTGTGAAGACCTTTTGGCAAACACTGTTATTGAGGACTATACAATCGAGATAGTAAAATGA
- a CDS encoding shikimate kinase, which produces MKNIVLIGFMGVGKGSVAREIIKLSDYMSVDTDDLIESMENRVIKKIFEQSGEAYFRNLEKRVSLWLGQNVTNTLISTGGGFYKQDNLKEIGIVVFLNSPFEKILKRIKNHPNAVKKLKKRPLLKDLKKAKELYYERLPQYTAVADITIDVTDKSALDCAKELLLKVKQYA; this is translated from the coding sequence GTGAAAAATATAGTACTTATAGGTTTTATGGGCGTAGGCAAGGGAAGCGTGGCTAGAGAGATTATAAAATTGTCAGACTACATGTCAGTAGATACGGACGATTTGATAGAGAGTATGGAAAACAGAGTTATTAAAAAAATTTTTGAGCAGAGCGGAGAGGCATATTTTCGTAATCTAGAAAAGAGAGTCTCGCTCTGGCTTGGACAAAATGTAACAAATACTCTAATATCTACTGGCGGTGGATTTTATAAACAAGATAATCTCAAAGAGATAGGCATTGTTGTTTTTTTAAATTCCCCTTTTGAAAAGATATTAAAAAGAATAAAAAATCATCCAAATGCAGTCAAAAAACTTAAAAAAAGACCTCTGTTAAAAGATTTGAAAAAGGCAAAAGAGCTATATTATGAGCGTTTACCACAATATACGGCAGTTGCAGATATTACAATTGATGTAACAGACAAGAGCGCACTTGATTGCGCAAAAGAACTTCTACTAAAGGTAAAACAGTATGCGTAA
- a CDS encoding hemerythrin domain-containing protein, with protein MSSIKEYLSEDHGRCDELFAIMEDAAAKSIESAKEAYDEFAKNTERHFQMEERVMFLEFEQKTGMTQGPTAIMRHEHIQMRNLLEEMRKAIEAKDKDKFFGNSETLMILMQQHNMKEEQMLYTMAQQHLSADAERIIDMMNSMIVE; from the coding sequence ATGAGTTCTATAAAAGAGTATTTAAGTGAAGACCATGGTCGTTGTGATGAGCTTTTTGCAATAATGGAAGATGCTGCTGCAAAATCAATAGAGAGTGCGAAAGAGGCTTATGATGAGTTTGCTAAAAATACAGAGAGACACTTTCAAATGGAAGAGCGTGTAATGTTTTTAGAGTTTGAGCAAAAAACAGGTATGACACAAGGACCTACTGCGATAATGAGACATGAACATATACAGATGAGAAATCTGCTTGAAGAGATGCGCAAAGCAATTGAGGCTAAAGATAAAGATAAATTTTTTGGAAACAGCGAAACTTTGATGATTTTAATGCAACAACACAACATGAAAGAGGAGCAGATGCTATATACGATGGCGCAGCAACATTTAAGTGCTGATGCAGAGCGTATCATAGATATGATGAACTCGATGATTGTTGAGTAG
- a CDS encoding pyridoxamine 5'-phosphate oxidase family protein has translation MQNNLLKIEAFLQKHHVLSLCTTDALELSACNLFYVFDVLSNSFVVASSDETTHVKNILQNPKVAGTVVLETKAVGKIEGVQFRGDFLALEDNALKKLYFSHFPYALAMNPKLWQIKINYFKLTDNRLGFGKKIIWKRNSLE, from the coding sequence ATGCAAAATAATCTCTTAAAGATAGAGGCATTTTTGCAAAAGCATCATGTCTTATCACTCTGTACAACAGATGCTCTTGAGCTAAGTGCTTGTAATCTATTTTATGTTTTTGATGTTTTAAGTAACTCTTTTGTGGTAGCAAGCAGTGATGAGACAACACATGTAAAAAATATTTTACAAAATCCAAAAGTTGCAGGAACAGTCGTTCTTGAGACAAAGGCAGTCGGTAAAATAGAGGGAGTCCAGTTTAGAGGTGATTTTTTGGCACTTGAAGACAACGCCCTAAAAAAGCTCTATTTTAGCCATTTTCCTTATGCGCTTGCTATGAACCCAAAACTTTGGCAGATAAAAATCAACTACTTTAAACTAACAGACAATAGGCTTGGTTTTGGAAAAAAAATTATTTGGAAGAGGAACTCTTTGGAGTAG
- the crcB gene encoding fluoride efflux transporter CrcB has translation MSWQTILAIGSGGFIGAVLRAYFNGIISHKMPHDIPFGTLGVNLVGSFIMGILIAYFMYSTIFSLHVKSFLSTGVLGALTTYSTFAIESFLLLNSGHIALALANISLNAFGSILMAGGGFYIIKLSLRA, from the coding sequence ATGAGTTGGCAAACAATTCTAGCAATAGGTAGTGGAGGCTTTATAGGAGCAGTTCTTAGAGCATACTTCAACGGCATTATATCGCATAAAATGCCGCATGATATCCCGTTTGGAACTCTTGGTGTAAATCTTGTGGGTAGTTTTATTATGGGTATTTTGATAGCTTATTTTATGTACAGCACCATTTTTTCACTACATGTAAAGTCTTTTTTAAGCACTGGTGTTTTAGGCGCTCTTACAACTTACTCAACTTTTGCAATAGAGAGTTTTTTACTTTTAAATAGCGGTCATATAGCGTTAGCTCTTGCCAATATCTCTTTAAATGCTTTTGGCTCTATCTTAATGGCAGGCGGTGGATTTTATATAATAAAGCTATCTCTTAGAGCATAA